Proteins from one Chroococcidiopsis sp. CCMEE 29 genomic window:
- a CDS encoding valine--tRNA ligase: MTATIPTLPSLYDPFSTEAKWQRFWEENQVYKADPDRGGKPYCIVIPPPNVTGSLHIGHTLGDTLMDILVRYHRMKGRNTLWLPGTDHASIAVQTILDKQLKAEGKTRYDLGREKFLERAWQWKAESGGTIVSQLRRLGLSLDWSRERFTMDEGLSKAVLEAFVRLYEEGLIYRGNYLVNWCPATQSAVSDLEVENKEVDGYLWHFRYPLTDASGYVEVATTRPETMLGDTAVAVNPQDERYQHLIGKTLTLPIMQREIPVIGDDFVDPAFGTGCVKVTPAHDPNDFEMGQRHQLPLINIMNKDGTLNENAGSFQGQDRFVARKNVVQRLETDGFLVKVEDYKHMVPYSDRGKVPIEPLLSTQWFVKICPLADKALEFLDQKNSPQFIPQRWTKVYRDWLVKLKDWCISRQLWWGHQIPAWYAVSETSGEITDTTPFVVARSEAEAQEKACSQFGANVKLERDPDVLDTWFSSGLWPFSTLGWPDKSRDFEFYYPTSTLVTGFDIIFFWVARMTMLAGHFTGQMPFKDVYIHGLVLDENGKKMSKSAGNGIDPLLLIDKYGTDALRYTLVKEVAGAGQDIRLDYDRKKDESPSVEASRNFANKLWNAARFVMMNLDGKTPQQLGSPPASVGAGLSDVPVDKKTIGLNPPLLSDRWILSRFHQVVRQTSDYIDNYGLGEAAKGLYDFIWGDFCDWYIELVKSRLQKDSAAPSRLVAQQTLAYVLEEILKLLHPFMPHITEEIWHTLTQAEDGQTLALQSYPETDTRLIDPDLEQQFELLIATIRTIRNLRAEADIKPGVKVTVFLQSESDRERQILTGGQSYIQDLAKVESLTITPALEREIDPAIAGVIGTIQALIPLAGVVDVAALRAKIQKDLSKVEAEIKSLSNRLNNPNFVNKAPAEVVKGARDTLAEAEKQAEILRERLRRLA; encoded by the coding sequence ATGACCGCAACTATCCCCACATTGCCCAGCCTCTACGACCCCTTTAGCACCGAAGCGAAGTGGCAAAGGTTTTGGGAAGAAAACCAAGTCTATAAGGCTGACCCTGATCGCGGTGGCAAACCTTACTGCATCGTTATCCCCCCACCCAATGTCACTGGTAGCCTGCACATAGGTCACACCCTCGGAGATACCCTGATGGACATCCTCGTGCGCTACCACCGGATGAAAGGGCGCAACACCCTATGGCTACCTGGAACAGACCACGCTAGCATTGCAGTACAGACAATCCTGGACAAACAGCTTAAGGCAGAAGGCAAAACTCGCTATGACTTAGGGCGAGAGAAATTTCTGGAACGTGCTTGGCAATGGAAGGCAGAATCTGGAGGCACGATTGTTAGCCAGCTGCGGCGTTTGGGTCTATCGCTAGACTGGTCGCGGGAACGCTTCACAATGGATGAAGGTTTATCCAAAGCTGTGCTGGAAGCCTTTGTCCGTCTATATGAGGAAGGGCTGATTTATCGGGGTAATTATCTGGTTAACTGGTGTCCTGCGACTCAATCAGCTGTCTCGGATTTGGAGGTGGAAAACAAAGAAGTTGATGGGTATTTGTGGCACTTCCGCTATCCCTTGACAGATGCTTCTGGTTATGTAGAGGTCGCAACAACTCGACCAGAGACAATGCTGGGTGATACAGCTGTGGCAGTTAATCCGCAAGATGAGCGTTATCAACATTTAATTGGGAAGACGCTGACGCTGCCAATCATGCAGCGGGAAATCCCAGTGATTGGAGATGATTTTGTCGATCCAGCATTTGGCACGGGTTGCGTGAAGGTGACACCAGCTCACGACCCGAATGATTTTGAGATGGGTCAGCGTCATCAACTGCCGTTGATCAATATTATGAATAAGGACGGCACACTGAACGAGAATGCTGGCTCATTCCAAGGGCAAGATAGGTTTGTGGCACGGAAGAATGTGGTGCAGCGACTGGAGACAGATGGATTTCTGGTGAAGGTGGAGGACTATAAGCATATGGTGCCGTATAGCGATCGCGGTAAAGTTCCCATCGAACCCCTTCTCTCAACTCAGTGGTTTGTCAAAATTTGTCCGCTAGCTGATAAAGCCCTAGAATTTCTAGACCAGAAGAATTCGCCGCAGTTTATTCCCCAACGCTGGACAAAGGTTTATCGTGACTGGTTGGTGAAGCTCAAAGATTGGTGTATCTCTCGTCAACTATGGTGGGGACACCAAATTCCAGCTTGGTACGCTGTGAGTGAAACTAGTGGAGAAATTACTGACACTACGCCGTTTGTAGTGGCGCGGAGTGAAGCAGAAGCTCAAGAGAAAGCCTGTTCACAATTTGGCGCGAATGTCAAGTTAGAAAGAGATCCAGATGTACTAGACACTTGGTTCTCCTCTGGTCTATGGCCTTTCTCAACTTTAGGCTGGCCCGACAAAAGCCGTGATTTTGAGTTTTACTATCCCACCTCCACCCTAGTAACAGGATTTGACATCATCTTCTTCTGGGTAGCAAGGATGACAATGCTAGCAGGGCATTTTACGGGTCAGATGCCCTTTAAAGATGTTTATATTCATGGGCTAGTGCTGGATGAAAACGGTAAGAAGATGTCTAAGTCTGCTGGTAATGGCATTGACCCGTTATTACTAATAGACAAATACGGTACAGATGCCCTGCGCTATACCTTAGTGAAAGAAGTGGCTGGGGCAGGTCAAGATATCCGGCTGGACTACGACCGCAAGAAGGATGAATCTCCTTCAGTAGAGGCATCGCGCAACTTCGCTAACAAATTGTGGAACGCTGCCCGATTTGTGATGATGAATCTGGATGGGAAAACTCCACAACAACTCGGTTCGCCCCCTGCATCTGTAGGGGCAGGTTTATCAGACGTGCCTGTGGACAAAAAGACAATTGGGTTAAACCCGCCCCTACTGAGCGATCGCTGGATTCTCTCCCGTTTCCATCAAGTGGTGCGACAAACTAGTGATTACATTGATAACTACGGTCTGGGCGAAGCCGCTAAGGGACTGTATGACTTTATCTGGGGTGACTTTTGCGACTGGTATATTGAACTAGTTAAATCTCGACTCCAGAAGGATTCGGCAGCGCCATCACGGCTAGTTGCTCAACAAACTCTCGCCTATGTGCTGGAAGAGATTCTGAAACTACTCCATCCCTTTATGCCCCACATTACCGAGGAAATTTGGCATACGCTCACTCAAGCTGAAGACGGTCAAACCCTGGCACTACAATCCTACCCAGAAACGGATACGAGGCTAATTGATCCGGATTTGGAGCAACAGTTTGAACTCCTAATTGCTACGATTCGCACAATTCGGAATCTCCGGGCAGAGGCGGATATTAAGCCAGGGGTGAAAGTGACAGTGTTTTTGCAAAGTGAGAGCGATCGCGAACGCCAAATCCTGACTGGTGGACAGTCCTATATTCAGGACTTAGCTAAAGTGGAGTCATTAACAATTACGCCTGCTTTAGAGCGGGAAATCGATCCTGCGATCGCTGGTGTTATTGGCACAATCCAAGCACTAATTCCGCTGGCTGGTGTGGTCGATGTGGCGGCGCTACGTGCCAAGATCCAGAAAGACTTGAGTAAAGTAGAAGCGGAAATCAAATCCCTCTCTAACCGTCTTAACAATCCAAACTTTGTCAACAAAGCACCTGCTGAAGTGGTCAAAGGAGCGCGGGATACCTTAGCAGAAGCAGAGAAACAAGCAGAAATTCTGCGAGAACGGCTTCGTCGTTTAGCATAA
- the recN gene encoding DNA repair protein RecN, with amino-acid sequence MLLSLQIENFALIDQMELEFGNGLNVLTGETGAGKSIILDAIDAALGGKVTSRLIRTGTSRAIVEAAFSLDQALATWLAEQEIELIDDASLVCSREMTVSGGSLRSRSRVNGVLVNRQLMAELRDRMVEITAQGQTVQVGQSAQVREWLDLYGGSAHLQEGEVVAAAFADYQQAKATLEKRRQSDRQRLQQLDLLTYQLQELEAANLSEPDELEQLEQERQRLSHVVELQQSSYQVYQALYQSDSDAPASADLLAQAESTLSDMVQYDSQLQPLLDLVSEAVAAVMEAGRQMSAYGEGLEADPQRLEMVEARIRELKQICRKYGPTLKEAIAYYQRIQSELEELNASEQSIEALEQHEQKCLNRLSQACTQLTQLRQQSAAQLEARLVAELKPLAMEKVQFQVEIVPTSPTASGADRITFLFSPNPGEPLQPLMAIASGGEMSRFLLALKACFSQSDSSRTLVFDEIDVGVSGRVAQAIAEKLHQLSQHHQVLCVTHQPLVAAMADRHFRVDKYTIEQPSAESNIQNPPARSEARRTAKSKIERTVVRVTPLDNLTTRREELATLAGGQSATEAIAFAESLLAQAAHRRQGAAHPRVGANGRSPLQE; translated from the coding sequence ATGTTACTCTCCCTCCAGATCGAAAACTTCGCCTTGATTGACCAGATGGAGCTAGAATTCGGCAATGGTCTAAATGTTTTGACTGGCGAAACCGGGGCGGGAAAGTCCATTATTTTGGATGCGATTGATGCTGCCTTGGGTGGTAAAGTTACCAGTCGCTTGATTCGCACTGGAACCAGTCGGGCAATCGTGGAAGCCGCATTCAGCCTAGACCAAGCATTAGCTACCTGGTTAGCAGAGCAGGAGATTGAGTTAATTGATGATGCCTCGCTCGTTTGTAGCCGCGAAATGACAGTGAGTGGGGGTAGCCTCCGCAGTCGATCGCGAGTGAATGGGGTGCTAGTTAATCGGCAGTTAATGGCAGAACTGCGCGATCGCATGGTCGAAATTACTGCTCAAGGTCAAACTGTCCAGGTGGGACAATCGGCACAAGTGCGTGAATGGCTAGATCTTTATGGTGGCTCAGCTCACTTGCAGGAGGGAGAAGTTGTTGCTGCAGCCTTTGCAGACTATCAACAGGCAAAGGCAACCTTAGAGAAGCGGCGACAATCTGATCGTCAGCGCCTACAGCAACTCGACTTGCTAACGTATCAACTACAGGAACTAGAAGCGGCAAATCTCAGCGAACCAGATGAATTAGAACAGTTGGAGCAAGAACGCCAACGTCTCAGTCATGTGGTCGAGTTGCAACAGTCGAGTTACCAAGTATACCAGGCGCTTTACCAAAGTGATAGCGATGCTCCAGCCAGTGCGGATTTATTGGCACAAGCTGAGTCAACTCTAAGTGACATGGTGCAATACGATTCCCAGCTGCAACCGCTGTTGGATTTGGTAAGTGAAGCTGTGGCTGCTGTAATGGAAGCGGGACGGCAGATGAGTGCTTATGGAGAAGGTTTGGAAGCCGACCCTCAGCGGCTAGAAATGGTAGAAGCACGCATTCGAGAACTCAAGCAGATTTGTCGGAAGTATGGTCCAACGTTGAAAGAGGCGATCGCTTACTACCAGCGCATTCAATCCGAACTGGAAGAACTGAATGCCAGTGAACAATCAATCGAAGCTTTGGAACAGCACGAGCAGAAATGTCTAAATAGACTGAGCCAAGCTTGTACCCAGCTAACCCAGCTGCGACAACAATCTGCCGCTCAACTCGAAGCGCGGCTAGTGGCAGAACTTAAGCCTTTGGCAATGGAGAAGGTACAGTTTCAAGTGGAAATTGTTCCTACCTCCCCAACAGCATCAGGGGCAGACCGGATTACGTTTTTATTTAGTCCTAACCCCGGAGAACCGCTGCAACCTTTAATGGCGATCGCCTCTGGAGGTGAAATGAGTCGCTTCCTCCTAGCACTCAAAGCTTGTTTTTCCCAATCCGACTCCTCCAGGACACTGGTGTTTGATGAAATTGATGTCGGAGTTTCGGGGCGGGTGGCGCAAGCGATCGCTGAGAAATTACACCAACTAAGTCAACACCACCAAGTACTTTGTGTCACCCACCAGCCCCTTGTCGCCGCCATGGCAGATCGCCACTTCCGAGTAGATAAATACACCATTGAGCAGCCATCAGCAGAATCCAATATCCAAAACCCGCCCGCACGGAGCGAAGCGAGGAGGACGGCAAAATCCAAAATTGAGCGTACTGTTGTCCGGGTAACGCCGCTTGACAATCTGACAACTCGCCGCGAAGAACTAGCGACTTTGGCGGGTGGACAGTCTGCTACGGAAGCGATCGCTTTTGCTGAATCTCTTTTGGCTCAAGCAGCCCATCGACGGCAAGGCGCTGCCCACCCGCGAGTAGGCGCAAATGGTCGTTCGCCCCTACAGGAGTAG
- a CDS encoding AarF/ABC1/UbiB kinase family protein, which produces MNLKTDSPNSSQFDTPVALNPVIKEDGLAVDSVTRLETSGELTRQRKSTPCAIEPETLQYDPVAIAAHYSNKPLQVIGRIFTVLWPALRFAFGLWWDQQQGCSVENQRRRAVQLRELLTRLGPAYIKIGQALSTRPDLVPPVYLEELTQLQDQLPPFPNAIAYQFIQEELGQPPDRIYAELSPQPIAAASLGQVYKGKLKTGETVAVKVQRPDLRERITVDLYILRRLATWANKNIKRVRSDLVGILDEFGSRIFEEMDYIHEGENAECFAKLYGHIQDVFVPKIYWEYTQRRVLTMEWVTGTKLTQTEAIRAQGIDARYIIEVGVQCSLRQLLEHGFFHADPHPGNLLATPDGKLAYLDFGMMSEIRPYQRYGMIEAIVHMVNRDFEGLAHDYVKLGFLAPETDLTPIIPALARVFNNTLGASVAELNIKSITDDLSALMYEYPFRVPAYYALIIRSLVTLEGIAIQIDPNFKVLSAAYPYVSKRLLTDPAPELRASLRDLLFKEGSFRWNRLENLLRNARNSQDYDLNQVVNQTLEFLSSERGAFIRNSLVDEIVKGVDALGRNALHNVTDIVRDTFEKVPLGHRLALAINETPEASSEQQQTLEHIKRIWDILQETRGFDPAKLAPQIPQLLLKPELQRIGQQVANRLTQRAIARLIRELLVSPEAHSGNGYIKNPPIKAALPARTA; this is translated from the coding sequence ATGAATCTTAAGACGGACTCCCCCAATTCCAGCCAATTTGACACACCAGTGGCGCTCAACCCGGTCATTAAAGAAGATGGGCTTGCAGTTGACTCAGTTACTCGGTTGGAAACCTCAGGGGAGCTGACCAGACAGAGAAAAAGTACTCCATGCGCGATAGAACCAGAGACACTGCAATACGATCCGGTCGCGATCGCGGCACACTACAGTAACAAGCCGCTGCAAGTCATAGGGAGAATTTTCACCGTTTTGTGGCCTGCTTTAAGATTTGCTTTCGGTTTATGGTGGGATCAGCAACAAGGTTGCAGTGTTGAAAATCAGCGGCGACGAGCCGTTCAGCTCAGAGAACTTTTGACTCGGTTAGGACCTGCTTACATCAAGATTGGACAAGCACTCTCTACGCGACCGGATTTGGTTCCGCCTGTGTACCTGGAAGAACTGACGCAGTTGCAAGACCAACTGCCACCTTTTCCGAATGCGATCGCTTACCAGTTCATTCAAGAAGAACTAGGTCAACCGCCCGATCGGATTTACGCTGAACTATCGCCACAGCCGATTGCAGCTGCTTCTCTAGGGCAAGTGTACAAAGGGAAGCTCAAAACTGGAGAGACAGTTGCTGTCAAAGTTCAGCGCCCCGACTTAAGAGAGCGCATCACCGTAGACTTGTACATCTTACGCCGCCTTGCTACCTGGGCAAACAAGAATATTAAACGAGTGCGTAGCGATCTGGTAGGTATCCTGGATGAATTTGGCAGCCGGATCTTTGAAGAGATGGACTACATTCACGAGGGTGAAAATGCTGAGTGCTTCGCCAAGCTGTACGGTCATATCCAAGATGTTTTTGTTCCCAAAATATACTGGGAATATACTCAGCGGCGCGTGCTGACGATGGAATGGGTAACAGGCACAAAGCTGACACAGACAGAAGCGATTCGCGCTCAAGGAATAGATGCCCGTTACATCATTGAAGTTGGGGTTCAGTGTTCCTTACGCCAACTACTGGAACATGGCTTTTTCCATGCCGATCCTCACCCTGGCAATCTGTTAGCCACCCCAGATGGCAAGTTGGCTTATCTCGACTTTGGCATGATGAGCGAAATTAGACCTTATCAGCGGTATGGCATGATCGAGGCTATTGTTCACATGGTCAACCGCGACTTTGAAGGCTTAGCTCATGACTATGTGAAGCTAGGTTTTCTTGCACCAGAGACAGACCTGACACCGATTATCCCAGCCTTGGCTCGTGTATTCAACAATACCTTGGGAGCGAGCGTTGCTGAGTTGAATATTAAAAGCATCACCGACGATCTATCGGCTTTGATGTATGAGTATCCGTTTCGCGTTCCTGCTTACTATGCCCTGATTATCCGGTCATTGGTGACTTTAGAGGGAATCGCAATCCAAATAGATCCTAACTTTAAAGTCCTCAGTGCAGCCTATCCCTATGTTTCTAAGCGCCTGTTGACAGATCCAGCACCAGAATTACGGGCATCCTTGCGCGATCTCCTATTCAAAGAGGGTAGTTTCCGCTGGAATCGTTTAGAAAACTTGTTACGTAATGCTCGTAACAGTCAAGACTACGACCTTAATCAGGTGGTGAATCAGACGTTAGAGTTTTTATCTTCCGAGCGAGGAGCTTTCATTCGTAATAGCCTGGTTGATGAGATTGTCAAGGGTGTGGATGCTTTGGGGCGAAATGCCTTACACAACGTTACGGACATAGTGCGCGATACTTTTGAAAAAGTACCCTTGGGGCATCGTTTAGCGCTGGCAATTAACGAAACTCCAGAGGCTTCCTCTGAGCAACAACAAACTTTGGAGCATATCAAACGGATCTGGGATATTCTTCAAGAAACCCGTGGTTTTGACCCGGCAAAGCTAGCACCTCAGATTCCCCAACTGTTGCTGAAGCCAGAATTACAGCGGATCGGACAGCAAGTTGCTAATCGTTTAACTCAACGGGCGATCGCTCGGTTGATTCGTGAACTGTTAGTTTCGCCAGAAGCTCATTCAGGCAACGGATATATAAAAAATCCACCGATAAAAGCAGCTTTGCCTGCAAGAACGGCTTGA